The following are encoded together in the Methanocaldococcus jannaschii DSM 2661 genome:
- a CDS encoding ATP-binding protein, translating to MKFFNREKEINEILLILEEEPNNIYFIYGPLNSGKSTLIREVITNRLDKSKYIPFFIDFRTRNILNVDNFIECLFEVDEKSKIDDFREYAKSLADLLVKGSEEISKYYLGMPIKVPKPFFDRIFSKRDKSADVYQYIEYLFAKLNEKGKKPILIFDELQMIREITLNGNRLLLWSLFQFLVALTKVQHLCHVFCLSSDSLFIEYIYGKAELKGGVDYILVDDFDKKTALKFMDFLAKQKNINLTNEDKELIYSYVGGKAKYIYDVIVKLKAVKDLKYILETKLEEERNHLEELLEKVEEDYEGINYDEVLEALKLFKDNYELPKSKIKRKIRIFLIKENILFLNPQKGTLKPQSYLVWNAIKRML from the coding sequence ATGAAATTCTTCAATAGGGAAAAAGAAATTAATGAAATTCTTTTAATCTTAGAAGAAGAACCAAATAATATTTATTTTATTTATGGTCCTTTAAATAGTGGAAAATCAACCCTAATAAGAGAAGTTATAACTAATAGATTAGACAAGTCAAAATACATACCATTTTTTATTGATTTTAGAACGAGAAATATTTTAAACGTTGATAATTTTATTGAATGCTTGTTTGAAGTGGATGAAAAATCAAAAATAGACGATTTTAGGGAATATGCCAAATCATTAGCTGATTTGTTGGTTAAAGGTAGTGAAGAGATTAGCAAATACTACTTGGGTATGCCTATTAAAGTGCCAAAACCATTCTTTGATAGAATTTTTAGTAAAAGAGATAAATCAGCAGATGTCTATCAATATATTGAATATTTATTTGCTAAATTAAATGAGAAAGGTAAAAAGCCAATTTTAATATTTGATGAATTACAGATGATTAGGGAGATAACTTTAAACGGGAATAGGTTACTATTGTGGAGTTTATTCCAGTTCTTAGTTGCCTTAACTAAAGTTCAACATCTATGCCATGTTTTCTGCTTAAGTTCTGATAGTTTGTTTATTGAATACATCTACGGAAAAGCTGAATTAAAGGGGGGAGTTGATTATATCTTAGTTGATGATTTTGATAAGAAAACTGCCTTAAAGTTTATGGATTTTTTAGCCAAACAAAAGAATATTAATCTAACTAATGAGGATAAGGAGCTAATTTATTCTTATGTTGGTGGAAAGGCAAAGTATATTTATGATGTTATTGTCAAGTTAAAAGCTGTTAAAGATTTGAAATATATTTTAGAGACAAAACTTGAAGAGGAGCGGAATCACTTGGAAGAATTATTGGAGAAGGTTGAAGAAGATTATGAAGGCATAAATTATGATGAAGTCTTAGAAGCATTGAAATTGTTTAAAGATAATTATGAACTTCCAAAAAGTAAGATAAAAAGGAAAATTAGGATATTTTTAATTAAAGAGAATATTTTATTCTTAAATCCACAAAAAGGAACTTTAAAGCCACAAAGTTATTTGGTTTGGAATGCTATAAAGAGAATGTTGTAA
- a CDS encoding helix-turn-helix transcriptional regulator, whose translation MVEKLKPNIKSKGTIYQALKQLQKEKKITKATVKENGKRKVYYKLTDENTDIT comes from the coding sequence ATAGTAGAAAAACTAAAACCAAACATAAAATCAAAAGGAACAATCTACCAAGCCCTAAAACAACTACAAAAAGAGAAAAAAATAACAAAAGCCACAGTCAAAGAAAATGGTAAAAGAAAAGTATACTACAAACTCACAGATGAAAACACTGATATAACATAG
- a CDS encoding tetratricopeptide repeat protein — protein sequence MFHSGAMELLKIAEKLYDKDSEKAVEVYDKAIKKAERIYDDYAKAVILSNIAKSLYSRGLTNKVIEVYNKAIKIAEESSKRDVILSKIIENLCSNRLIDKALEVVNKISDDSSKAIALSEIAKAQYNIGMHDEALKNYDKAIFITEGVFDDEIKSSILFEISRDFYNYGLVDKAFEVIGKIPYSKYRFRLLDKMAEDLHKNIKYIHGE from the coding sequence ATGTTTCATAGTGGAGCTATGGAGTTGCTTAAAATTGCAGAGAAGTTGTATGACAAAGATTCAGAGAAAGCTGTTGAAGTATATGATAAAGCAATTAAAAAGGCTGAAAGGATTTATGATGATTATGCTAAAGCCGTTATTTTGTCCAATATAGCCAAATCTCTATATAGCAGAGGTTTAACTAACAAGGTTATTGAAGTATACAATAAAGCCATAAAAATAGCAGAGGAGAGTAGTAAAAGAGACGTAATACTATCAAAAATTATTGAAAATTTATGTAGTAATAGGTTGATAGATAAAGCGTTGGAGGTTGTGAATAAGATATCTGATGATTCTTCTAAGGCTATAGCATTATCTGAGATAGCAAAAGCTCAATACAATATAGGAATGCATGATGAAGCCCTTAAGAATTATGATAAGGCAATTTTTATAACTGAGGGTGTTTTTGATGATGAGATTAAATCTTCAATACTGTTTGAAATATCCAGAGATTTTTATAACTATGGACTAGTAGATAAAGCATTTGAAGTTATTGGAAAGATACCTTACTCTAAGTATAGGTTCAGGTTGTTAGATAAAATGGCAGAAGATTTGCATAAGAATATTAAATATATACATGGAGAGTAA
- a CDS encoding tetratricopeptide repeat protein has protein sequence MESKEFDDDKIKIISMTPKSEKSDKIVMQIVEEFINSFPDDRYKFRVLLKVAELICKNGLCNEAFLILDKIPDSYYKSSALYKMADILYRNKEHDRLIQIAEKIPDDYKKSEVLLKVVELLCESGKYDEAINIAEKIPDNYYKSEALFKIAETLSNKGYYDKAVEIAEKIPDNF, from the coding sequence ATGGAGAGTAAAGAGTTTGATGATGATAAAATTAAGATAATATCAATGACTCCAAAGAGTGAAAAATCTGATAAGATAGTAATGCAGATTGTGGAGGAGTTTATTAATAGTTTTCCAGATGATAGATATAAGTTTAGAGTGTTGTTGAAAGTTGCAGAGCTGATTTGTAAGAATGGCTTATGTAATGAAGCATTTTTAATACTTGACAAGATTCCAGATTCCTATTATAAATCTTCAGCACTATATAAAATGGCAGACATATTATATAGAAATAAGGAACATGATAGATTAATACAGATTGCAGAAAAGATACCTGATGACTATAAAAAATCAGAAGTCTTATTAAAGGTTGTAGAGCTATTATGCGAAAGTGGAAAATATGATGAGGCAATAAACATAGCTGAAAAAATACCTGACAATTATTATAAATCAGAAGCATTATTTAAAATAGCAGAAACCCTAAGCAACAAAGGATATTACGACAAAGCAGTTGAAATTGCTGAAAAAATTCCAGACAATTTTTAG
- a CDS encoding protein-tyrosine phosphatase family protein, translating into MGKCRHNGEVSIFGVRPASFPYFPFNLMDRIGGFVILDELWLRRWCEIIEYPMKIPTLYVPIEDYGIPTVEDMDLIVDFIKYHVSNGREVVVSCIGGHGRTGTVLAIWAGLNGVENPIEYVRECYCECAVETEEQEEFVMEYLKKRL; encoded by the coding sequence ATGGGAAAATGTAGGCATAATGGAGAGGTTAGTATTTTTGGCGTAAGACCAGCAAGTTTTCCTTACTTTCCATTTAATTTAATGGATAGGATTGGAGGGTTTGTAATATTGGATGAGTTGTGGTTAAGGAGGTGGTGTGAGATTATAGAATATCCGATGAAAATTCCAACTTTATACGTGCCAATTGAGGATTATGGTATTCCTACAGTTGAGGATATGGATTTGATTGTTGATTTTATAAAGTATCATGTTTCTAATGGGAGAGAAGTCGTTGTCTCTTGTATCGGTGGACATGGAAGAACTGGAACTGTTTTGGCTATTTGGGCTGGTTTAAATGGCGTTGAAAATCCAATAGAATATGTTAGAGAATGTTACTGTGAGTGTGCGGTTGAGACAGAAGAACAAGAGGAGTTTGTAATGGAGTATTTGAAAAAGAGATTATGA
- a CDS encoding PQQ-binding-like beta-propeller repeat protein produces MLELRSLSIRGGIAVLECGRRCISAINLKTGDKIWEFKTEWDIESISIKDNRVMLKCNGRRHIYIDLKTGRKIRELIIL; encoded by the coding sequence ATGTTAGAATTAAGAAGTTTATCTATTAGAGGTGGTATTGCAGTATTAGAATGTGGAAGAAGATGTATCTCTGCCATTAATCTAAAAACTGGAGATAAAATTTGGGAGTTCAAAACTGAGTGGGATATAGAGTCAATATCTATAAAAGATAATCGTGTGATGTTAAAATGTAATGGAAGACGTCATATTTATATCGATTTAAAAACAGGAAGGAAAATTCGAGAATTGATAATATTGTAA
- a CDS encoding outer membrane protein assembly factor BamB family protein, whose translation MVFVENKINGVENIRQEIDNLNVSNYKEIYDKFKNVFSKNRDIFNYYVDKLIELMKNLDDNELSLEIDKFMLCILKDSIIWEFKAGGSVWDLSIKDIKDNIIILGCSNHLFALDIKTGNKIWEYKVEHNVDSLFIKDNIVMLEYRGGHVCVLDVMTGDKIWESKVGERMWGFSLKDNIVILGDGDKYIYAIDVRTGGKLWEFEAEWCVWELSIKDDKIILRCEDEYGCEYFYVLDIKTGEKILEFGGEWHVSDLLISGDVTILADMWGCVYALDTNLYSKIQRVRPQLTNIMKEIVKIDLTLLKKSLNLNEWDELPIQITNKSLKDITISKISIINEEDILFKDIEPIKIRGRDTKVINLFINPKVKGKLPIDIVVEFEDEFNIRYKERFTEVLTITKFKGDNVDDMRPEKIDKILKQEIDNLNTSNYKEIYSRFKNIFNENRAVFNYYMNKLIELVNNSNDELAINVGKFILDILGIKRVDELLWEFRAEGGVRLLSIKGDIVILGCVSGHVYAIDIKTGKKLWEFKAEDTVWGLSIKDDIVVLGCGNIFESIVMLKNGKILEEGYAYALDINTGREIWRSKIKHDVRSLSIKDDIVVLGCKKGYILALDINAGNMLWEFKAKSGKSIRNLSIKNDILLFGCDNYLYALDIDTGRELWRFKAEGEVKSLSIKKDNVLLGCRGGYVYLLDINTGEKMERFKVVGSVLRLSIKDDIVILGCNRECVYALDINAGENLWAFKTDGDVNGLSIKNDAVLLGCDNYLYALDINTGEEIWKFKTESAVLDLSIKDNIVISGCKRGHVYALDFNIIKNYSIIQKIKQVL comes from the coding sequence ATGGTTTTTGTAGAAAATAAAATCAATGGAGTTGAAAACATTAGACAAGAGATAGATAATTTAAACGTATCAAACTATAAAGAAATATATGACAAATTTAAAAATGTTTTTAGCAAAAATAGAGATATATTTAATTATTACGTGGATAAATTAATTGAGTTAATGAAAAATTTAGATGATAATGAGTTATCACTTGAAATTGATAAGTTTATGTTATGTATTTTAAAAGATAGCATAATATGGGAGTTTAAGGCAGGGGGGAGTGTATGGGATTTGTCCATCAAAGATATCAAAGATAATATTATAATATTAGGGTGTAGTAACCATCTTTTTGCCCTTGATATTAAGACAGGGAATAAAATATGGGAATATAAAGTAGAGCACAATGTAGATAGTTTATTCATCAAAGATAATATTGTAATGTTGGAATATAGAGGTGGGCATGTTTGCGTTCTTGATGTTATGACTGGGGATAAAATATGGGAGTCCAAGGTAGGAGAGCGTATGTGGGGTTTTTCTCTCAAAGATAATATTGTTATATTGGGTGATGGGGATAAATACATTTATGCTATTGATGTTAGGACAGGAGGTAAATTGTGGGAGTTTGAAGCAGAGTGGTGTGTATGGGAGTTATCTATCAAAGATGATAAAATAATATTGAGATGTGAGGATGAATATGGGTGTGAATATTTTTATGTCCTTGATATTAAAACAGGTGAGAAAATATTAGAGTTTGGTGGAGAGTGGCATGTAAGTGATTTATTGATAAGTGGGGATGTTACTATATTGGCAGACATGTGGGGGTGTGTCTATGCCCTTGATACTAACCTGTATTCAAAAATACAAAGAGTTAGGCCACAACTAACTAATATAATGAAAGAAATAGTAAAGATAGATTTAACCCTATTAAAAAAATCACTTAATTTGAATGAATGGGATGAACTACCAATACAAATAACAAACAAATCATTAAAAGATATAACAATATCGAAAATTTCAATAATAAACGAAGAAGATATTTTATTTAAAGACATAGAGCCGATAAAAATTAGAGGAAGAGACACAAAAGTCATTAACCTTTTTATAAATCCAAAAGTTAAAGGAAAACTACCGATAGATATTGTTGTAGAGTTTGAAGATGAATTTAACATACGATACAAAGAAAGATTTACAGAAGTATTAACAATTACAAAATTTAAAGGAGATAATGTAGATGACATGAGGCCAGAAAAAATTGACAAAATCCTAAAACAAGAGATAGATAATTTAAACACATCAAACTATAAAGAAATATACAGCAGATTTAAAAACATTTTCAATGAAAATAGGGCTGTATTTAATTATTATATGAATAAGTTAATTGAATTGGTAAATAACTCAAATGATGAGTTAGCAATTAATGTTGGTAAGTTTATATTGGATATTTTAGGGATTAAAAGAGTAGATGAGTTATTGTGGGAGTTTAGGGCAGAGGGGGGTGTAAGGTTATTATCTATTAAAGGTGATATTGTAATATTAGGATGTGTTTCGGGACATGTTTATGCCATTGATATTAAAACTGGTAAGAAATTATGGGAATTCAAGGCAGAGGATACAGTATGGGGTTTGTCTATTAAAGATGATATTGTTGTATTAGGATGTGGAAATATATTTGAGAGCATTGTCATGTTGAAAAATGGAAAAATATTGGAGGAAGGGTATGCTTATGCTCTTGATATTAATACAGGAAGAGAAATATGGAGGTCTAAGATAAAGCATGATGTAAGGAGTTTATCTATTAAAGACGATATTGTTGTGTTGGGATGTAAAAAAGGATATATACTTGCCCTTGATATTAATGCAGGAAATATGTTATGGGAGTTTAAAGCAAAATCAGGAAAATCCATACGGAATTTATCCATAAAAAATGACATTTTGCTATTTGGATGTGATAATTATCTTTACGCTCTTGATATTGACACTGGTAGAGAACTATGGAGGTTTAAGGCAGAAGGAGAGGTAAAGAGTTTATCTATTAAAAAGGATAATGTATTGTTGGGATGTAGGGGAGGTTATGTTTATCTTCTTGATATTAATACAGGAGAGAAGATGGAAAGATTTAAGGTAGTAGGGTCTGTATTAAGATTATCTATTAAAGATGATATTGTAATATTGGGATGTAATCGAGAATGTGTCTATGCTCTTGATATTAATGCAGGGGAGAATTTATGGGCATTTAAGACAGATGGGGATGTGAATGGTTTGTCTATTAAAAATGATGCTGTATTATTAGGATGTGATAATTATCTTTATGCTCTTGATATTAACACTGGTGAGGAAATATGGAAGTTTAAAACAGAAAGTGCAGTGTTAGATTTGTCCATCAAAGACAATATTGTAATATCAGGATGTAAAAGAGGACATGTTTATGCCCTTGATTTCAATATAATTAAAAACTACTCAATAATACAAAAAATCAAACAAGTATTATGA
- a CDS encoding ParA family protein: MVVISIANQKGGVGKTTIALNLSFTLAEKGYDTLVIDLDPQFNLSFGILGMKLLDYADKNIGILLSKNSVKKKEIEESIIKINDKLDLIPSHLQLSAVEKMLVNAYAREMKLKNIINQIKENYDYIIIDNAPSLGLFLINSLVASDYIIIPCEPSYFSIAGVQLMLDTVEEIKESNLNPKLKVLGFIFNKYSKQSKIPQKRLEQLKQLYPNIPVIGVIPRTITVEKAEREGKPVFKFDANNPASVAFSELAEWVIENVK, from the coding sequence ATGGTTGTAATTTCAATTGCAAATCAAAAAGGGGGTGTTGGAAAAACAACAATAGCATTAAACCTATCATTTACACTTGCAGAAAAGGGGTATGATACTTTAGTAATCGATTTAGACCCACAATTCAACTTATCCTTTGGAATTTTGGGAATGAAATTATTAGATTATGCTGATAAAAATATTGGAATACTATTATCAAAAAATTCTGTTAAGAAGAAAGAAATTGAAGAGTCTATTATAAAAATTAATGATAAGTTAGATTTAATCCCCTCCCACTTGCAGCTTTCTGCTGTAGAAAAAATGTTAGTTAATGCTTATGCAAGGGAAATGAAGTTGAAAAATATCATTAACCAAATCAAAGAAAATTATGACTACATAATAATTGATAATGCCCCATCATTAGGACTATTTTTAATAAATTCATTAGTGGCATCTGATTATATTATCATCCCATGTGAGCCAAGTTATTTTAGTATTGCAGGAGTTCAACTAATGTTAGATACTGTTGAGGAAATAAAAGAATCAAACTTGAATCCAAAACTTAAAGTTTTAGGGTTTATTTTCAACAAGTACTCTAAACAATCAAAAATTCCACAAAAGAGGTTAGAACAGTTAAAACAACTCTATCCTAACATTCCAGTAATTGGAGTAATTCCAAGAACTATTACTGTTGAAAAGGCAGAACGTGAGGGAAAACCTGTGTTTAAATTTGATGCTAATAATCCTGCAAGTGTTGCATTCTCAGAACTTGCTGAGTGGGTGATAGAAAATGTCAAATGA
- a CDS encoding ATP-binding protein, producing MKFYDREKELNYLKTYCQLEPNSILFVYGPKSSGKSTVMRRVIKELENSNIVFFYYNLRKYATPTRDEFLRVFFEKSDKKYLLNKLELNLGVCKFGIEENFDFNNLCLNDVFAKINESINAVVEEGKKPVLIIDELQKLKNIYFNGGKSLLNELFNLFVSLTKMEHLCHVICLTSDTLFIDEIYRNSTLKNASEYYLIDWLRKGTIRNILKEEGFSEEEINYALDYLSLPYEISQLINNKKLGLSVEQTIKQWINVEKDGLKYLIDTTDLDEEGLYNVLSKFKDKIKISYDKEVKKEEMKYLKFLIENEILFYDVINGIIKPTSIIEWHAIKEIINAMQ from the coding sequence ATGAAATTCTATGATAGAGAGAAAGAACTCAACTATCTAAAAACCTACTGTCAGTTAGAACCTAATTCTATCCTTTTTGTTTATGGTCCTAAATCATCTGGTAAATCTACGGTAATGAGGAGAGTTATTAAGGAGTTAGAAAACAGTAATATAGTGTTTTTCTATTATAATTTAAGAAAATATGCAACACCAACAAGGGATGAGTTTTTAAGAGTATTTTTTGAAAAGTCGGATAAAAAATATCTATTAAATAAGTTAGAACTTAACTTGGGAGTTTGTAAGTTTGGAATTGAAGAGAATTTTGACTTTAATAACTTATGCCTAAATGATGTCTTTGCTAAGATAAATGAGAGTATTAACGCAGTTGTTGAAGAAGGAAAAAAGCCAGTTTTAATAATTGATGAGTTACAAAAGTTGAAGAATATTTATTTTAATGGAGGAAAGTCATTATTAAACGAATTGTTTAACTTATTCGTCTCTCTAACTAAAATGGAACATTTATGCCATGTTATATGCTTAACTTCTGATACATTATTTATTGATGAAATCTATAGGAATTCAACATTAAAAAATGCCTCTGAGTATTATTTAATTGACTGGTTAAGAAAAGGAACTATAAGGAATATTTTAAAAGAAGAAGGTTTTAGCGAAGAAGAGATTAATTATGCTTTAGACTATTTATCATTGCCTTATGAGATTTCTCAACTGATAAATAATAAGAAGTTAGGTTTATCTGTTGAACAAACTATAAAACAGTGGATTAATGTTGAAAAAGATGGGCTAAAATACCTTATAGATACAACCGATTTAGATGAGGAGGGGCTTTATAATGTTTTATCTAAATTCAAGGACAAGATAAAAATCTCCTATGATAAGGAAGTTAAAAAAGAGGAAATGAAATATTTAAAATTCCTAATTGAGAATGAAATATTGTTTTATGATGTGATAAATGGAATAATCAAACCGACATCTATTATCGAATGGCATGCTATAAAGGAGATTATAAATGCAATGCAATAA
- a CDS encoding C2H2-type zinc finger protein: protein MNVDEYVEKLELQKNDIGFYKCPFCDYTNADAKVVRKHVKSKHLEEIEKELKKLESQKSKNNGKKQTGQKKQGKGKKQPKRVRETCVSTQERKDYVLFFCHNHKVRLHLANGEVLEGKCCCKDPYTVLVDVGKGDVVIVNKAYIVKYVPLDLEKL from the coding sequence GTGAATGTTGATGAGTATGTTGAGAAGTTAGAGCTTCAAAAGAATGATATTGGTTTTTATAAATGTCCTTTTTGTGATTATACTAATGCTGATGCTAAGGTTGTTAGGAAACACGTTAAAAGTAAGCATTTAGAAGAGATTGAAAAAGAGCTTAAAAAGTTGGAAAGTCAAAAATCTAAAAATAATGGTAAAAAACAAACTGGCCAGAAAAAACAGGGCAAAGGTAAAAAGCAGCCAAAGAGGGTTAGGGAAACGTGTGTTAGTACTCAAGAGAGAAAAGATTATGTTTTATTCTTTTGCCATAATCATAAGGTTAGGTTGCATTTGGCTAATGGTGAAGTGTTGGAGGGCAAATGCTGTTGTAAGGACCCTTATACTGTCTTGGTTGATGTTGGAAAGGGAGATGTTGTTATTGTAAATAAGGCTTATATTGTAAAATATGTTCCATTGGATTTGGAGAAGCTTTAG